In Clostridium sporogenes, one genomic interval encodes:
- a CDS encoding ECF transporter S component, with amino-acid sequence MKQTLKLKEIVVMAMLSALMGVVFMGLDSVYQPLTTIAGPLGGDIIYGVYLISALLSMYIVRKPGAGVIGSLFTGLVNLLMGSPYGIHIIVASLLQGAGVEIAVAIKKYSKFSYFQMSIASILAMILVTMRDYFIFGFSLYPKLIPIMITIRVVSSIIFGAGLSIALGKALKSTGVLNDFKISRESES; translated from the coding sequence TTAAAATTAAAAGAAATTGTAGTAATGGCTATGCTAAGTGCTCTTATGGGAGTTGTTTTTATGGGCTTAGACAGCGTTTATCAGCCTCTTACTACTATAGCAGGTCCCTTAGGAGGAGATATTATATATGGAGTATATTTAATATCAGCTTTATTATCAATGTATATAGTTAGAAAACCAGGTGCCGGTGTTATCGGATCTCTTTTTACAGGATTAGTAAATTTATTAATGGGAAGTCCTTACGGAATACATATAATTGTTGCATCTTTGCTTCAAGGTGCTGGTGTTGAAATAGCTGTAGCAATTAAAAAATATTCAAAATTTTCTTATTTCCAAATGTCTATTGCTTCAATATTAGCAATGATTCTTGTAACAATGAGAGATTACTTTATTTTTGGTTTTAGCCTTTATCCTAAACTTATACCAATAATGATTACTATTAGAGTAGTTAGCTCAATTATCTTTGGAGCCGGCCTTTCAATAGCTTTAGGAAAAGCTTTAAAATCTACAGGTGTTCTTAATGATTTTAAAATTAGTAGAGAGAGTGAATCTTAA